From Salvia splendens isolate huo1 chromosome 16, SspV2, whole genome shotgun sequence, a single genomic window includes:
- the LOC121771626 gene encoding E3 SUMO-protein ligase SIZ1-like isoform X2, with protein MKVAGKFKLHAHMGCFDRGNEPAVKEVAMSYMFEELFFGENHHRCHAYFNRITSKMKNCGEDVAEIEVKPDGSWCVKAEQRVTARVLGSLACGIHLTELSVHPLRQKMDHKPVKPDVVASDSNAGL; from the exons ATGAAGGTAGCTGGAAAATTTAAACTCCATGCTCACATGGGCTGTTTTGATCGTGGAAATGAACCAGCGGTCAAGGAAG TGGCAATGTCCTATATGTTTGAAGAATTATTCTTTGGAGAAAATCATCATAGATGCCATGCCTATTTCAATCGGATCACATCTAAG ATGAAAAATTGTGGGGAAGATGTAGCAGAGATTGAGGTGAAGCCTGATGGCTCGTGGTGTGTTAAGGCAGAGCAGAGAGTGACCGCCAGGGTCTTGGGGAGCTTGGCCTGTGGCATTCACCTAACGGAACTCTCTGTGCATCCATTGAGACAGAAAATGGATCATAAACCAGTTAAACCTGATGTCGTCGCTTCAGATAGTAATGCTGGTCTTTGA
- the LOC121771626 gene encoding E3 SUMO-protein ligase SIZ1-like isoform X1, with product MKVAGKFKLHAHMGCFDRGNEPAVKEVAMSYMFEELFFGENHHRCHAYFNRITSKVFSWIVMRSIFFLLNFPELQMKNCGEDVAEIEVKPDGSWCVKAEQRVTARVLGSLACGIHLTELSVHPLRQKMDHKPVKPDVVASDSNAGL from the exons ATGAAGGTAGCTGGAAAATTTAAACTCCATGCTCACATGGGCTGTTTTGATCGTGGAAATGAACCAGCGGTCAAGGAAG TGGCAATGTCCTATATGTTTGAAGAATTATTCTTTGGAGAAAATCATCATAGATGCCATGCCTATTTCAATCGGATCACATCTAAGGTATTTTCATGGATTGTCATgaggtcaattttttttcttcttaactTTCCAGAATTACAGATGAAAAATTGTGGGGAAGATGTAGCAGAGATTGAGGTGAAGCCTGATGGCTCGTGGTGTGTTAAGGCAGAGCAGAGAGTGACCGCCAGGGTCTTGGGGAGCTTGGCCTGTGGCATTCACCTAACGGAACTCTCTGTGCATCCATTGAGACAGAAAATGGATCATAAACCAGTTAAACCTGATGTCGTCGCTTCAGATAGTAATGCTGGTCTTTGA